The window CCGAGCATCCTTTGGATTAGAAGCGATAGGTATGCCATTTTACCCACTCGATGATCGGCACAAGCCTGGTCCTTCAGGTGTAAGAAAGACACAGAGAACAAGATCGGATATACCTCGTTATCATTTCAGAGGTGAATTTCTAGCAGATGACGAACTTGGTGATCAGAAGTCAAGAGACATTCATGTTAGACAGGATAAAGGATCGAAGAAGGGAAAGGGGCCGAAACATGAAAGAAggggctctcaagagctaaggCATGTTAAGAAATTCAGCAATGGCTCAAGTGATGATTTGCCTGGCTCTGAAATCAGTAGTACTGCACGGAGTAATGAGATAATTGAGGTCGGAGGGATTAGGAAATATGATGATATACATTCAAATGACGTTTACAGCCCTGAGGAAAGGGATAAAAAGTATGGAGCCAGAAGTGAGAAAATGGAGAGCCCCAGACAGATTATAGAGAAGAATAAAAGAGTAGATAAGAAAAAAGGACACAATTCTAACAAAACTTCAACTGTTCATAAGAGCCTCAATGAGACTTCTCGGAAAAGCAGAAAAAAATCCGAGACATCCTCTGGCAGATCGAATAGAAGTTCACAACAGAGCAAAAGCTTGGAAGACAGTAAAAGCCGAAGGAAGCCTGATATTGAGCAGAGTATAGCTACTCCTGCACTTGATGTAGCAGCAGTCCAGGCTTTGATTTCTATCTTGAATGGTTATGTCAAATGCTTTATAAGAGACGAGGATTTCAGGGCCTTGCATCGTCAACGTAGCTTTGCCTCCGTAGACACTATTGGACAGCTAGAAGGCTTTCAAACAGAAGGCAAAGTTATAGCAAATCTTGAAGAAGCTATTGAAACAGTTGAAAGAGCTGCTGAGGAGCGCGCAACTGCAAAAGCGTTGAAAAAGGCCTCGTTGCAACTCAGTGTTATTGCAGGTTTGAATTCAAATGACTTAAAAGATGGCTTTACGTCTGGAATCCCTAACAACGAGCTATCTGCTTGTGCTCATTTCTACCTTAGTGTAGTGTATAAGCTACAGAAGAAAGATAGGATAGCAGCAAAACATCTTCTTCAAGTGTTTGTTGATTCACCCTTCCAGGCACGAAATGTTCTTTTGCCTGATCTGTGGGAACACATATTTCTCCCTCATCTTTCAGAGTTGAAAGTTTGGTACGGCAATGAAGCTAATTTTCTGCTCAATTCACCAACTAAGACGAGGAAACTTAAGCTGCTTGAGAAAGTATATAATGAAATTTTGGATTCAGGCACTTACCAGTTTGCAGTTTATTACAAAGATTGGCTAACTGAGGGAGTTGAAGCTCCTCTGCTTCCTTCAATCCAGATACCATCTATACCTTTTCATTTGGTTGAGAAGGCAGACCTTGACAATCAGTCTCCTGATGCTAGTAGTCCAGCTAGTACTTTCTTACCTCAAACAATGGTCAGTAAGACGCTATATGACTCAGTGTTCAGGCATTCAGTTAAGCCAGCACCTGAAGTGGCTGGTTGTGAGGAAGAAAGTTTTGATATCAGTGCACGAAGCTCACATGATGCTGCTGTTGAAGAGAACTCCCCTTCTGAAATTGTCAAACGCACAGTTCGAGATGATGCAGCCTCATACCTGGTAAGTGATTTTTGCCAAAGTAGTTTTCTTGCAAGCTTTGAGGAGCTGTTGTTCATTAGTAAAATGCTCCAATCAGACCTAATTCGTTGTAAGATTTTAGAGGCTTTGGGAGTGCTCTATTTCATTATTAGTTCTATTAGGATTTTGACCTACATTTCTGACCTGAAATCAACTTTTCAAATCACATTGTTTCCCTCATAAAGTataagaagaagagaaaagaaagaacaaaccAGGTTGGCTATGTACATTTATTTTACCAACGCTTCTTGGTGCATTGGAAAAGAGATTAAGTTTTGTAAATCTTTTGAATTTGTAGATAGTTCAGTGGTGGTACTAATTAGTATTAGCTAAGTGTCGTCATTTTTACAGTTGTTTGTTATACCGGTTGTGTATTAAACTGCATAAAATTAGTAGTTCTTCAACCTTCAGCTGTCTGAAGATGGAGATTGATAGGCCACCTGATAAGATGATCCAAATTACTTTAGTTGGTCATTGGATGTTGCCAGCGGCGTTAAGGCTTTGCTTTCTGGCAATGTGTTTCATGTTCAACTGCATTTTTCTTCTATTCTGGTTGACTTGTACTGAAGGATTCTCTACAAACTTGCAGAATGGTGCATTAAGAGTCGTGGGAGCTCATAGATGGGGCAGGGATAATTCTTCAGAAAGACATCCTAATGAGGAAGTTGGCAGCCACGACATCAACCTAAAAACTTCAAAGAGTGTGCATATATGTACTACACCACCAGCTCATAATTACAATCAATTGATAGTCAGTACAGTAGCGAAAGCAGTTTTTGAACAGCAACAGGCTGAGAATCCTATTAATGCTGT is drawn from Coffea arabica cultivar ET-39 chromosome 1c, Coffea Arabica ET-39 HiFi, whole genome shotgun sequence and contains these coding sequences:
- the LOC113736816 gene encoding putative E3 ubiquitin-protein ligase LIN-1 isoform X3; this encodes MATSLEELLAEEGFRRHKAKMMPRASFGLEAIGMPFYPLDDRHKPGPSGVRKTQRTRSDIPRYHFRGEFLADDELGDQKSRDIHVRQDKGSKKGKGPKHERRGSQELRHVKKFSNGSSDDLPGSEISSTARSNEIIEVGGIRKYDDIHSNDVYSPEERDKKYGARSEKMESPRQIIEKNKRVDKKKGHNSNKTSTVHKSLNETSRKSRKKSETSSGRSNRSSQQSKSLEDSKSRRKPDIEQSIATPALDVAAVQALISILNGYVKCFIRDEDFRALHRQRSFASVDTIGQLEGFQTEGKVIANLEEAIETVERAAEERATAKALKKASLQLSVIAGLNSNDLKDGFTSGIPNNELSACAHFYLSVVYKLQKKDRIAAKHLLQVFVDSPFQARNVLLPDLWEHIFLPHLSELKVWYGNEANFLLNSPTKTRKLKLLEKVYNEILDSGTYQFAVYYKDWLTEGVEAPLLPSIQIPSIPFHLVEKADLDNQSPDASSPASTFLPQTMVSKTLYDSVFRHSVKPAPEVAGCEEESFDISARSSHDAAVEENSPSEIVKRTVRDDAASYLNGALRVVGAHRWGRDNSSERHPNEEVGSHDINLKTSKSVHICTTPPAHNYNQLIVSTVAKAVFEQQQAENPINAVGAGTFLTYNKDVLHSDFLLTNSGSAVEGLEENCGYFIGGTSFLSIPQDFICPLTEMLFDEPVTLETGQTFERSAIIDWFGKGNTTCPVTGKILEYRAVPLTNFILKRVIVNWKKEHSRNLLDLASQIGESVESKDEIAVFILEQLVAASSQEDGIRSTKQLISLGGLQFLIRRFQCGDLEERTRVSALLLICILADPDYRNHVARNIDKLSLLELLHSRQLKSKRNAVSLLTQLICLNRRKDAKCFLEGLQKEETKDALHVLLVYLQSCLFEERPLVAVLLLHLDLMVEPQEYSAYREEAVDAITVALESSLTDEKVRMKCCRALLILGGHFSFGGKVMTEDWILKQAGFLDGPVYDSPDNENNILVDESIMMQMEDADEEKSREKWLMNLSASLLGDGHKSFLAATARCLVSENSDLVRVCLTTVAWLSSALVSLSEAEFQLSAFSALITGLKGCLENELVEHKILASMSLLNFSKFPVILMTFMAENV
- the LOC113736816 gene encoding putative E3 ubiquitin-protein ligase LIN-1 isoform X2, translated to MATSLEELLAEEGFRRHKAKMMPRASFGLEAIGMPFYPLDDRHKPGPSGVRKTQRTRSDIPRYHFRGEFLADDELGDQKSRDIHVRQDKGSKKGKGPKHERRGSQELRHVKKFSNGSSDDLPGSEISSTARSNEIIEVGGIRKYDDIHSNDVYSPEERDKKYGARSEKMESPRQIIEKNKRVDKKKGHNSNKTSTVHKSLNETSRKSRKKSETSSGRSNRSSQQSKSLEDSKSRRKPDIEQSIATPALDVAAVQALISILNGYVKCFIRDEDFRALHRQRSFASVDTIGQLEGFQTEGKVIANLEEAIETVERAAEERATAKALKKASLQLSVIAGLNSNDLKDGFTSGIPNNELSACAHFYLSVVYKLQKKDRIAAKHLLQVFVDSPFQARNVLLPDLWEHIFLPHLSELKVWYGNEANFLLNSPTKTRKLKLLEKVYNEILDSGTYQFAVYYKDWLTEGVEAPLLPSIQIPSIPFHLVEKADLDNQSPDASSPASTFLPQTMVSKTLYDSVFRHSVKPAPEVAGCEEESFDISARSSHDAAVEENSPSEIVKRTVRDDAASYLNGALRVVGAHRWGRDNSSERHPNEEVGSHDINLKTSKSVHICTTPPAHNYNQLIVSTVAKAVFEQQQAENPINAVGAGTFLTYNKDVLHSDFLLTNSGSAVEGLEENCGYFIGGTSFLSIPQDFICPLTEMLFDEPVTLETGQTFERSAIIDWFGKGNTTCPVTGKILEYRAVPLTNFILKRVIVNWKKEHSRNLLDLASQIGESVESKDEIAVFILEQLVAASSQEDGIRSTKQLISLGGLQFLIRRFQCGDLEERTRVSALLLICILADPDYRNHVARNIDKLSLLELLHSRQLKSKRNAVSLLTQLICLNRRKDAKCFLEGLQKEETKDALHVLLVYLQSCLFEERPLVAVLLLHLDLMVEPQEYSAYREEAVDAITVALESSLTDEKVRMKCCRALLILGGHFSFGGKVMTEDWILKQAGFLDGPVYDSPDNENNILVDESIMMMEDADEEKSREKWLMNLSASLLGDGHKSFLAATARCLVSENSDLVRVCLTTVAWLSSALVSLSEAEFQLSAFSALITGLKGCLENELVEHKILASMSLLNFSKFPECRLLLMTMAEDIAASLQSLTEVTWTAKELYSKICTY
- the LOC113736816 gene encoding putative E3 ubiquitin-protein ligase LIN-1 isoform X1 yields the protein MATSLEELLAEEGFRRHKAKMMPRASFGLEAIGMPFYPLDDRHKPGPSGVRKTQRTRSDIPRYHFRGEFLADDELGDQKSRDIHVRQDKGSKKGKGPKHERRGSQELRHVKKFSNGSSDDLPGSEISSTARSNEIIEVGGIRKYDDIHSNDVYSPEERDKKYGARSEKMESPRQIIEKNKRVDKKKGHNSNKTSTVHKSLNETSRKSRKKSETSSGRSNRSSQQSKSLEDSKSRRKPDIEQSIATPALDVAAVQALISILNGYVKCFIRDEDFRALHRQRSFASVDTIGQLEGFQTEGKVIANLEEAIETVERAAEERATAKALKKASLQLSVIAGLNSNDLKDGFTSGIPNNELSACAHFYLSVVYKLQKKDRIAAKHLLQVFVDSPFQARNVLLPDLWEHIFLPHLSELKVWYGNEANFLLNSPTKTRKLKLLEKVYNEILDSGTYQFAVYYKDWLTEGVEAPLLPSIQIPSIPFHLVEKADLDNQSPDASSPASTFLPQTMVSKTLYDSVFRHSVKPAPEVAGCEEESFDISARSSHDAAVEENSPSEIVKRTVRDDAASYLNGALRVVGAHRWGRDNSSERHPNEEVGSHDINLKTSKSVHICTTPPAHNYNQLIVSTVAKAVFEQQQAENPINAVGAGTFLTYNKDVLHSDFLLTNSGSAVEGLEENCGYFIGGTSFLSIPQDFICPLTEMLFDEPVTLETGQTFERSAIIDWFGKGNTTCPVTGKILEYRAVPLTNFILKRVIVNWKKEHSRNLLDLASQIGESVESKDEIAVFILEQLVAASSQEDGIRSTKQLISLGGLQFLIRRFQCGDLEERTRVSALLLICILADPDYRNHVARNIDKLSLLELLHSRQLKSKRNAVSLLTQLICLNRRKDAKCFLEGLQKEETKDALHVLLVYLQSCLFEERPLVAVLLLHLDLMVEPQEYSAYREEAVDAITVALESSLTDEKVRMKCCRALLILGGHFSFGGKVMTEDWILKQAGFLDGPVYDSPDNENNILVDESIMMQMEDADEEKSREKWLMNLSASLLGDGHKSFLAATARCLVSENSDLVRVCLTTVAWLSSALVSLSEAEFQLSAFSALITGLKGCLENELVEHKILASMSLLNFSKFPECRLLLMTMAEDIAASLQSLTEVTWTAKELYSKICTY